The DNA segment AACGAGAGAAGAAGCAGCCGCCTAAAAGAGCTTTTGCGGGTTCGAGAAATATTATCCGATCATTTTATTTTTGAAAATAGTTATGGATCGTCGGATAAAAAATGGCAAAGTTATTTCTACGCTTTTAATTTTGCGGCAAGAATGAATTTATAATTAAATAAAATTTTAATATGGGAATTTCTAACAGGTTGAACAAAAAATTTATCGCAATTATCGTTTTAATTTTAGCTGTTGTTGGCGGATATTTTATTGTAAAAAAATATCGAATTCCAAAACCGCCGGAACAGCCGGCAGTAGCTCCAACTCCATCAATGGATCCCAAAGAAGCGGAATATCAGAAATATTTGGCGGAAGCCATGGGCTATCGGACGGCCGGTTTTCAGGGCGACAAAACCGCTTTTTACAAAGCCATAGATTCTTATAAAAAAGCGGTGGAAATTTCGGAAGGAAAAGTCTGGGTGCCATATTTGAATTTGGGCAATACTTATCGGCTAGTCGAGGATTACAAGAACGCGGAAGATTCCTATAATAAGGCGCTGGAAATTACAGAAGGGGAAAGTATGATCTATTTGGCGAAAATTGAAATGTATAGGTATGAAATGAAAAAGAGTAATAAAGACGTCAATGCTCTTTACGACGAAGCGCTGAAAAGAGTTGTGGACAATACCAATCTTGTGATCAGCTATGCCGCGTTTTTGCGCGATACCGGAAAATATTCCGAAGCTTTGGGATATTACAAAATTTTATCCGAGAGGTATCCGGATAATCAGGCGTACAAAGACGAAATCGCGGAGCTGGAGAAGAAAATTAAATAACTTTGGCAGTATAAGATCACCTAAGGTTTTTTCTATCCGAAATTTTGTAAGGAACGGCGGATGAGTGCGTCTTTAATATGAAAAGGTCGAATATAGTCATTAAAAGATTTTAGCATAATATTAATTTAATAAAGACAAACTAAAAACTATGAAAATAAAATTTATAAAAATATTAACAGCGTTGTTTTTGCTTGCCGCATTGGTTATGCCGGCTGTGTCTCAAGCAGTTGATCCCACGCCGACACCAACCCCAACAGCTACGCCAACTCCTACTCCAACAGTTACGCCTACCCCAACCCCGACGCCTACTCCAACTTCCACTCCGACCCCGACAGTTTCACCTACACCTACGCCAACTCCGGCGCCTGTTTTGGTTTCGGCATATTGGTCAACTGTTACCGCATCTCCATTGGTTATAGCCATTATTGACGGAGGTTCAACAGCAACTGTAACTGTAGTTGTAAAAAATAGCGTAGGAGTTGTTTTAACCGGTAAAACCGTCGCTATCTCCTCAAGCCGGGGAGCAATCGATACGATTACGCCTGCTATAAGCACAACTGGCGCTGATGGCGTGGCGAGTTTTACAGTGAAGTCAAGCACAGCCGGTAAAGCGGTCATCACTGCTAAAGTCGGTGATCTGACCTTATCACAAACTGCTGCGATAAATTTCTTGCCTGTCGGTTCAGAGGTCGGGAATCCGACCACGCCCAATGAAAATTCCGGAGTAATTCTCTACAGAGTTTCGGGCGATCACAGAGTTTATGTCATCAAGAATAAGAAAAAGCAATGGATAAAAGACGAGCATGAATTTGAACAAGGCGGTTATAGCTGGAAAAATATCCAGGAAGTATCAGCCGCGATTTTGGCAAAATATCCGGATGCCGCGCAGGCGATAA comes from the bacterium genome and includes:
- a CDS encoding Ig-like domain-containing protein, with the translated sequence MKIKFIKILTALFLLAALVMPAVSQAVDPTPTPTPTATPTPTPTVTPTPTPTPTPTSTPTPTVSPTPTPTPAPVLVSAYWSTVTASPLVIAIIDGGSTATVTVVVKNSVGVVLTGKTVAISSSRGAIDTITPAISTTGADGVASFTVKSSTAGKAVITAKVGDLTLSQTAAINFLPVGSEVGNPTTPNENSGVILYRVSGDHRVYVIKNKKKQWIKDEHEFEQGGYSWKNIQEVSAAILAKYPDAAQAITELFRAIGDSKVYVINNGKKQWIKSAEEFNAAGYDWGNIKNVTPDTLATYTDAQLADALVKIVNAMNLRVRSADSANSAVLGAVKNSEVYKIIEKKNGWYKIKMKNGKQGWISGNYAKEEDEDDED